One genomic window of Haliotis asinina isolate JCU_RB_2024 chromosome 4, JCU_Hal_asi_v2, whole genome shotgun sequence includes the following:
- the LOC137281408 gene encoding C-C chemokine receptor type 5-like — protein MNAMTDVGFVNISSDFNTTTLENNTLYQTVLHLQTGILPVVYIIGLTGNILAAGTFLSPNLRKTSCCLYLATKSFNDLLFLLSLFIVWLYRLDVQVFKTIGVCQVTVFVTYTTGFLSVWFVVMITWENFIRVSLPSHVARLCSVRRAKYTIVTLIIISVVMYSFSLWTTGLISSQRNSSCHVFEKYEKLLVAMTCVDSILTLAIPLVIMVFLNIAISIGAIQAHERRKRLFESFQMTSISRRNEASVLEMKVSNLLFAVSIIFLLFHTPSHVIRIKMMVEQNFYKTKPALSDSVLHRIFELVYYMNFSIHCGVYLIFGDNFRMTFKRLYCSGCNKTETASTVDSSKRGSEEEAMLE, from the coding sequence ATGAATGCGATGACTGATGTTGGATTCGTCAATATCTCGTCAGATTTCAATACAACGACTCTGGAAAACAATACATTATATCAAACGGTTCTCCATCTGCAGACAGGAATCCTGCCAGTTGTCTACATTATTGGTCTTACTGGCAATATATTAGCAGCAGGGACATTCCTGAGTCCAAATCTCAGAAAAACGTCATGCTGCCTGTATTTGGCGACAAAATCATTCAAcgatttgttgtttcttttgtcCTTGTTCATTGTTTGGCTGTATCGCCTCGACGTACAGGTGTTTAAAACAATAGGTGTGTGTCAAGTGACGGTGTTTGTTACGTACACCACTGGTTTCCTGTCCGTTTGGTTTGTTGTCATGATCACGTGGGAGAACTTCATCCGAGTATCACTTCCAAGTCACGTGGCACGCCTGTGTAGTGTCAGACGTGCCAAATACACCATCGTAACCCTCATAATTATTTCTGTTGTCATGTACAGCTTCAGTTTGTGGACAACAGGATTGATCAGTTCCCAGAGGAACTCAAGTTGCCATGTATTTGAAAAATACGAAAAATTGTTGGTTGCCATGACCTGTGTGGACTCCATATTGACATTAGCTATTCCTCTTGTAATCATGGTTTTCCTGAACATTGCCATTTCTATCGGTGCAATCCAAGCCCATGAGCGCCGGAAGAGACTGTTTGAAAGCTTTCAAATGACGTCCATCTCGAGAAGAAACGAAGCTTCAGTTTTGGAAATGAAGGTTTCAAATCTTTTGTTTGCAGTTTCGATCATTTTTCTCTTGTTCCACACCCCAAGCCACGTCATTAGAATAAAGATGATGGTAGAACAGAACTTCTATAAAACGAAACCTGCTTTGAGTGATAGTGTCCTGCATAGAATATTTGAGTTAGTTTACTACATGAACTTTTCAATCCACTGTGGCGTGTATCTGATATTTGGAGACAATTTTAGAATGACCTTTAAACGACTGTATTGTTCAGGATGTAATAAAACAGAAACCGCTTCAACCGTGGATTCTTCTAAACGGGGTTCTGAAGAGGAAGCCATGTTAGAATGA